The following coding sequences lie in one Candidatus Eisenbacteria bacterium genomic window:
- a CDS encoding outer membrane beta-barrel protein codes for MKRRMIFPVLMILVLAGPALAGLGIGPQVGYYKASDADEGEFLFGGALRLKPIPFLGVEGSINYRQESYYDDALKVKSWPVMVTGLVYPIPFVYGLAGAGWYNTTFEYDSQVFPGLGDEETTSEMGWHVGAGVELPLGTGARLAGDVRYVFLDYELEGTSELQSADSNFYVITVTLFFGG; via the coding sequence ATGAAGCGAAGGATGATTTTCCCGGTTCTGATGATTCTTGTGTTGGCGGGACCGGCGCTCGCCGGCTTAGGCATCGGCCCCCAGGTCGGCTACTACAAGGCTTCCGACGCCGACGAGGGAGAGTTCCTCTTCGGCGGCGCTCTCCGGCTGAAACCGATCCCCTTTCTCGGCGTCGAGGGATCGATCAATTACCGCCAAGAGAGCTACTACGACGACGCCCTTAAGGTGAAGAGCTGGCCGGTCATGGTGACCGGTCTCGTCTATCCCATTCCCTTCGTCTACGGCCTGGCGGGCGCGGGTTGGTACAACACCACCTTCGAATACGACAGCCAAGTATTCCCCGGCCTGGGCGACGAGGAGACGACCAGCGAGATGGGGTGGCACGTCGGCGCCGGCGTCGAACTCCCCCTCGGCACGGGGGCGCGCCTGGCGGGCGACGTCCGCTACGTGTTCCTGGATTACGAATTGGAGGGGACGTCCGAGCTCCAATCGGCGGATAGCAATTTCTACGTGATTACCGTGACGCTTTTCTTCGGCGGCTGA
- a CDS encoding lamin tail domain-containing protein, whose amino-acid sequence MRLFWMVLLLFVCAWAAPLWGANPGDVVITEIMQNPNEVSDTYGEWLELYNRTGAAIDIDGWTIGDGQSEEHVIDGGGALVIGPGGFLVLGRNDDFSVNGGYNCDYQYSGMTLGNGEDRVVLRAGSVTVDSVYYDDGDTFPDPTGASMECIDPEANNNTGSNWQECVISTYGDGDYGTPGDPNDPWGASTNYPQFFATSHEPAFPSSADTVLVSAQVTDDEGLLVVGLYYRLDGGVYQMVSMIETGGNWYEGLIPPAPVGTAVEYYLCATDTDTLTTWEPEGAPVTLYGYTVEDGLPMVVINEILASPQQDANNDGLIEAYEDEFVELYNAGGASVDLSGWTLSDDDATASAFAFPEGTVVEPGGFITLFGGGAPTGFVGPVFTDDGRIGNGLSNTGDTVELRRDGELIDQYTYGSEANHGESLIRLPDGYGDWTRPSLEGFDWNFSPQASNGATANWVTGKSWGAIKRLFHD is encoded by the coding sequence ATGCGTTTGTTTTGGATGGTATTGCTGCTGTTCGTCTGCGCCTGGGCGGCGCCTCTGTGGGGCGCGAACCCGGGTGACGTGGTGATCACCGAAATCATGCAGAATCCGAATGAGGTGAGCGATACCTACGGCGAATGGCTCGAGCTGTACAACCGGACCGGCGCGGCGATCGACATCGACGGCTGGACGATCGGCGACGGGCAGAGCGAGGAGCACGTGATCGACGGGGGAGGAGCGCTGGTGATCGGGCCGGGCGGCTTTCTCGTTCTCGGCCGGAACGACGACTTCTCGGTGAACGGCGGCTATAACTGCGACTATCAATATTCCGGAATGACGTTGGGGAACGGAGAGGATCGCGTGGTTCTGCGTGCGGGGAGCGTCACCGTCGACTCGGTATACTACGACGACGGGGACACCTTTCCGGACCCGACCGGCGCTTCGATGGAGTGTATCGATCCGGAAGCGAACAACAATACCGGTTCGAATTGGCAGGAGTGCGTGATCTCCACCTACGGGGACGGTGACTACGGGACTCCGGGCGATCCGAACGATCCTTGGGGAGCGAGCACCAACTACCCGCAGTTTTTCGCGACGAGCCACGAACCCGCCTTCCCCTCGTCCGCCGACACGGTTCTGGTGAGCGCGCAGGTGACCGATGACGAGGGGCTTCTGGTGGTCGGTCTTTACTACAGGCTGGACGGCGGCGTGTATCAGATGGTTTCCATGATCGAGACGGGTGGAAACTGGTATGAGGGACTTATCCCGCCGGCGCCGGTGGGAACTGCGGTGGAGTATTACCTGTGCGCCACCGACACGGACACGTTGACCACTTGGGAGCCGGAAGGAGCGCCGGTGACCTTGTACGGCTATACCGTCGAGGACGGCCTGCCGATGGTGGTCATCAACGAGATCCTCGCCTCGCCGCAGCAGGACGCCAACAACGACGGTCTGATCGAGGCTTACGAAGACGAGTTCGTCGAGCTGTACAACGCCGGAGGTGCGTCCGTGGATCTCTCGGGGTGGACACTTTCCGACGACGACGCGACCGCCTCCGCCTTCGCCTTCCCGGAGGGCACGGTGGTCGAGCCGGGCGGTTTCATCACGCTCTTCGGCGGCGGCGCACCGACCGGATTCGTCGGTCCGGTGTTTACCGACGACGGCAGGATCGGGAACGGTCTTTCGAACACGGGCGATACGGTGGAGTTGCGGCGGGACGGCGAGCTGATCGATCAGTACACTTATGGATCCGAAGCGAATCACGGCGAATCACTGATCCGGCTCCCGGACGGCTATGGCGATTGGACCCGGCCCTCGTTGGAGGGGTTCGATTGGAATTTCAGCCCTCA